From the genome of Scytonema hofmannii PCC 7110, one region includes:
- a CDS encoding efflux RND transporter permease subunit, which produces MFTLFYRNRQLLFLTLTLIVVWGLSSFFSLPRLEDPEITQRFATVTTFFPGASAERVETLVTEPIEQELSEIEEVNTLESRSDTGISSITINIKETIKDVDKVWAKIRSQINDVVPQLPPGASQPKYEDLEVKANALIVGLTWEKNLPANYAVLRRWAKTLEDRVRSLNGTDKVILSGEPNEEVRVEIKTADLARIGLTAEQLSQQIQASDAKVSAGQLRSKTDELLFEVAGELDSLDRIRNIPIRTSTSGQVTRLSDIAQVSKGIVEPANSLAFVSGKPGVVVSATVESAMRVDLWAKSAHQVLKKFQSELPSGIDVKTVLDQSRYVQTRIGGVIQELVTGSLLALLVILFLMGWRSALVVSATLPVTTLFVFGGMSVFGVPLHQISMTGLIIAIGLLIDNAICMTDEMQTRLHQGMKIEEAIVDSVSHMGIPLLSSTVTTALIFLPIALAPGGTGEFTSTIGVNAILGLIGSLLISLTILPVLLGLLHQWRHNLRIPNWLEEGFSHPQLTQIYQWTLRKTFSRPMLAVSLALILPITGFTLSSDLKQQFFPSAGRDQFYVEFEFPNQTALSQTQAQVLQARDLILKHSEIADVHMLVGESAPTFYYNVIGKRENAANYAQALVQLQPNALPGSIIDTLQDELDRALPNAQVLVRQLEQGPGVDAPVEIRLYGPDLEKLRELGNQIRGELAQIPDVIHTRASLTEAQPKLEVRVDEEQARLAGLDRSAIARQLDTNLEGVTGGSVLEATEELPVRVRVSDSHRGNLDQIATLDLLPNRASSAENNQTIPLASVGEIQLVPDLAMIPRRNGQRVNIVQGFIKAGTLPSVVVSEFQKRLRSGVIKFPPGYSFEFGGEAEERGTAVVNLLSTVGVLGVLMTATLVLTFNSFALAGSIGIIAVLSVGLGLLALWISGYPFGFTAILGTVGLIGIAVNEATVVLAALQADPQASLGDPRAVQEVVLHSTRHMIATTITDTAGFTPLLFDPTGFWNPLAIVIAGGLFGVTVLSLYFVPSVYLLLGRRKRYAHSRKVINLKTAH; this is translated from the coding sequence ATGTTTACTCTTTTTTATCGCAACCGCCAACTTCTATTTCTCACCTTGACACTCATTGTTGTCTGGGGGCTGTCTTCTTTCTTTTCGCTTCCCCGTTTAGAAGATCCGGAAATTACTCAACGCTTTGCGACTGTCACAACTTTTTTTCCTGGAGCGAGTGCTGAACGGGTTGAAACGTTAGTGACAGAGCCAATAGAGCAGGAGTTATCTGAGATTGAAGAGGTAAATACCTTAGAATCTCGATCCGATACTGGAATTTCCAGCATTACCATCAACATTAAAGAAACAATCAAAGATGTTGATAAAGTTTGGGCAAAAATTCGCAGTCAGATTAATGATGTGGTTCCGCAATTACCACCAGGAGCATCACAGCCGAAGTATGAAGACTTGGAAGTCAAGGCAAATGCTTTAATTGTTGGCTTGACTTGGGAGAAAAATCTCCCTGCTAATTATGCAGTTTTACGCAGATGGGCAAAAACTTTAGAAGATAGAGTGCGATCGCTTAACGGTACTGACAAAGTGATACTATCTGGCGAGCCAAACGAAGAAGTCAGGGTCGAAATCAAGACTGCTGATTTGGCTAGGATAGGATTAACCGCCGAACAATTATCTCAGCAGATTCAGGCGAGTGATGCTAAGGTTAGCGCCGGACAACTTCGCAGTAAAACTGATGAACTGTTGTTTGAAGTTGCGGGAGAATTGGACTCTCTCGATCGCATTCGCAATATTCCTATTCGTACAAGTACTTCAGGACAAGTCACGCGTTTGAGCGATATTGCTCAAGTCAGTAAAGGTATTGTTGAACCAGCAAATAGTTTGGCATTTGTGTCTGGAAAACCAGGCGTTGTTGTTTCGGCTACGGTTGAGTCAGCAATGCGAGTGGATCTTTGGGCAAAATCAGCACATCAAGTTCTCAAAAAATTCCAATCCGAACTCCCTAGCGGTATTGATGTTAAGACCGTTCTCGACCAAAGTCGTTATGTACAAACTCGTATTGGCGGGGTTATTCAGGAATTGGTCACAGGTTCGTTATTAGCACTGCTTGTGATTCTCTTTCTCATGGGTTGGCGGTCTGCTTTAGTTGTGAGTGCAACTTTGCCAGTGACTACCCTGTTTGTGTTTGGAGGTATGAGTGTCTTTGGCGTTCCCTTGCATCAGATATCGATGACGGGATTGATTATCGCCATTGGATTATTAATTGATAATGCGATTTGCATGACAGATGAAATGCAAACTCGACTGCATCAAGGCATGAAAATAGAGGAAGCGATTGTTGACAGTGTGAGTCACATGGGTATTCCCCTGTTGAGTTCAACCGTAACAACAGCGTTAATTTTTTTACCAATTGCTTTGGCTCCTGGTGGTACGGGGGAATTTACAAGTACCATCGGAGTGAATGCAATTCTGGGACTCATCGGTTCGCTTTTGATTTCACTCACGATTCTTCCTGTATTGTTAGGTTTACTACATCAGTGGAGACACAACCTCAGAATCCCAAATTGGCTGGAAGAAGGTTTTTCCCATCCTCAATTGACCCAAATTTACCAATGGACATTGCGGAAAACATTCAGCAGACCCATGCTTGCGGTGAGTCTGGCTCTCATTTTGCCAATCACTGGGTTTACTCTCAGTTCCGATCTCAAGCAGCAATTCTTTCCTTCTGCAGGTCGAGACCAGTTTTATGTAGAATTTGAATTTCCCAATCAAACTGCTTTAAGCCAGACACAAGCGCAAGTCCTACAGGCACGGGATTTAATCCTCAAGCATTCTGAGATTGCTGATGTTCATATGCTTGTAGGAGAAAGCGCTCCAACTTTTTACTACAATGTTATTGGTAAACGGGAAAATGCCGCCAACTATGCCCAAGCATTAGTGCAACTGCAACCGAATGCTCTACCTGGTTCAATTATTGATACATTGCAGGACGAGTTGGATCGAGCATTGCCTAACGCCCAAGTCCTTGTCCGACAACTCGAGCAAGGACCTGGGGTTGATGCACCCGTTGAAATTCGTTTATACGGACCGGATTTAGAAAAACTTCGGGAACTTGGTAACCAAATCCGAGGAGAACTAGCCCAGATTCCAGATGTGATTCATACCCGTGCGAGCTTAACAGAAGCTCAACCCAAGTTGGAAGTTCGAGTTGATGAAGAACAAGCAAGATTAGCGGGACTTGACCGGAGTGCGATCGCCCGCCAATTAGACACAAACCTTGAAGGGGTCACTGGAGGTTCTGTACTGGAAGCGACGGAAGAATTACCTGTGCGAGTGCGGGTTTCTGACTCTCATCGCGGTAACTTAGACCAAATTGCTACCCTCGATTTATTGCCTAACAGAGCATCATCTGCAGAAAACAACCAGACTATTCCCCTTGCATCTGTTGGTGAAATTCAACTCGTTCCAGATTTAGCGATGATTCCTCGACGCAATGGACAACGCGTGAATATTGTCCAAGGCTTTATCAAAGCAGGAACGCTTCCTTCAGTGGTTGTATCTGAGTTTCAAAAGCGGTTGCGATCGGGAGTGATAAAGTTTCCTCCTGGTTACTCCTTCGAGTTTGGTGGAGAAGCCGAAGAGCGCGGTACTGCGGTCGTGAATTTGTTATCCACAGTCGGAGTATTGGGAGTGCTGATGACAGCCACGCTGGTTCTCACTTTCAACTCGTTTGCTCTAGCTGGAAGTATCGGTATCATCGCGGTGCTTTCGGTTGGGTTAGGGCTGTTAGCTCTATGGATATCTGGCTACCCCTTTGGTTTTACAGCAATTCTTGGTACCGTTGGACTTATCGGTATTGCGGTTAATGAAGCGACTGTTGTTTTAGCAGCTTTGCAGGCTGACCCTCAAGCAAGTTTGGGAGACCCCAGAGCCGTACAAGAAGTTGTTCTTCACTCTACTCGCCACATGATTGCTACAACCATCACTGATACGGCTGGTTTTACACCTCTTTTGTTTGACCCAACAGGTTTTTGGAATCCTCTAGCAATTGTTATTGCTGGTGGTTTGTTCGGTGTAACTGTCCTATCGCTTTACTTTGTTCCCTCAGTATACCTGCTATTGGGTCGCAGAAAGCGATATGCCCATTCTCGCAAAGTCATCAATTTAAAAACAGCACATTAA
- a CDS encoding 3'(2'),5'-bisphosphate nucleotidase CysQ family protein: MKDLQEILTVARSVGWEAANILRSYYHQTGDRNLEVQYKQNEPVTVADVAVNQYILEKLQAALGTEDFAYISEETYTTEQAKQEWAWIIDPLDGTRDFIEKTGEYAIHIALVKETRPVLAVVAVPELEKLYYATKGNGAFAETRDRQTFPLQVSSRERLEDLTVVVSRSHRNERLDYLLQQLPCQNQKAVGSVGCKIATIVEQRADVYISLSGKSAPKDWDIAAPELILTEAGGKYTHFDGSPLQYNTGDINQWGGLLASNGQYHELLCQDAEKILSERI; encoded by the coding sequence ATGAAAGACTTACAAGAAATACTCACTGTCGCTCGTTCTGTCGGTTGGGAAGCAGCAAATATACTGCGGTCTTACTACCACCAAACAGGCGATCGCAATTTAGAAGTACAGTACAAGCAGAATGAACCCGTAACAGTAGCAGATGTCGCTGTCAATCAATATATATTAGAGAAGCTACAAGCAGCTTTAGGCACTGAAGATTTTGCTTACATCAGTGAAGAAACATACACAACCGAACAAGCAAAACAAGAATGGGCGTGGATTATCGATCCTTTAGATGGGACGCGAGACTTTATTGAAAAAACTGGGGAGTATGCCATTCACATAGCCCTAGTGAAAGAAACGCGCCCAGTGCTAGCTGTGGTAGCTGTACCGGAGTTAGAAAAATTGTATTATGCCACAAAAGGCAATGGTGCATTTGCAGAAACTCGCGATAGACAAACTTTCCCCTTACAGGTATCATCACGGGAACGCCTTGAGGATTTAACAGTCGTTGTCAGTCGCTCTCACCGCAATGAAAGACTTGATTACCTGCTACAACAACTCCCCTGTCAAAACCAAAAAGCCGTAGGGAGTGTAGGATGTAAAATTGCCACAATTGTAGAACAACGGGCAGATGTTTACATTTCCCTATCAGGAAAGTCCGCACCAAAAGATTGGGATATAGCTGCTCCAGAACTGATTTTAACAGAAGCGGGTGGAAAATACACTCATTTTGACGGTTCCCCACTGCAGTACAACACTGGTGATATCAATCAGTGGGGAGGGTTGCTCGCTAGCAACGGTCAATATCACGAGTTGCTTTGTCAAGATGCAGAGAAAATCTTATCCGAGAGAATATAG
- a CDS encoding TIGR03985 family CRISPR-associated protein has protein sequence MKREVFNYPPSVEVLKLLTPGSLKQHLAKAVRLWVILRSIYGDDVDEVKLDLGEEFTFLQWRDLFFLDAAKQHMRDRIPGLHNEECRCATKLTEWLFASSLSSLRIEENQWSQSFQKYYSIKPDELQNLLLEGMINNSTEKSQQNEDSVTTSNSQKSQRFSKFLSDGRLFAVTSRNLKANDFQSLVKLGWLRKANDKGIESQDKYLKVENFPEGFLSRLEKTEISYNQFTNEELSAFNNSLAQPINGVQRFFIHAEYIVHAKRTDDIESLQERLKKLWQQDNIPLVKLTYQSVKLYQKTVDCIVYPVCIYYYQRAPYLFAYGQIPKQEQENSWSKIDWYDYRLDRILKLDELSKSLEDANIPKHFVDKCQGKYPPTPDEIKEKMSDAWGFDIYQPQELLVLKFDRYFYANNIKGTEREEMFAKISYQQVEKFVKTHTASASAEQRYLLSTLQSRSDKNIYCKVYYRANDNNIVMRLRAWGPNVEVILPWDLRQRMTKEIEATYKLYK, from the coding sequence ATGAAGAGAGAAGTTTTTAACTATCCTCCCAGTGTGGAAGTCTTAAAATTGTTAACGCCCGGTTCCTTAAAACAACATTTAGCAAAAGCAGTCAGACTATGGGTTATTTTACGTTCTATCTATGGAGATGATGTTGATGAAGTTAAATTGGATTTAGGAGAAGAATTCACTTTTCTTCAATGGCGCGATTTATTTTTTCTAGATGCAGCAAAGCAACATATGCGTGATAGAATTCCAGGTTTACATAATGAAGAATGTCGCTGTGCTACAAAATTAACTGAGTGGTTGTTTGCATCAAGTCTATCAAGTTTACGTATCGAGGAAAATCAATGGTCTCAGTCATTTCAAAAATACTATTCCATTAAACCTGATGAATTGCAAAATTTATTGTTGGAGGGAATGATTAATAATTCCACAGAAAAGAGCCAACAGAACGAAGATTCAGTGACTACTAGCAACAGTCAAAAATCTCAGCGGTTTTCTAAGTTTTTATCTGATGGGCGTTTATTTGCTGTCACCAGTCGAAATTTAAAAGCAAATGATTTTCAATCATTAGTCAAACTGGGGTGGTTAAGAAAAGCAAATGATAAAGGAATAGAAAGTCAAGATAAATACTTGAAAGTAGAGAATTTTCCTGAGGGTTTCTTAAGCCGTCTAGAAAAGACAGAAATTAGTTATAACCAGTTTACAAATGAAGAGCTATCTGCTTTCAATAATTCATTAGCTCAACCAATTAACGGTGTTCAAAGATTTTTTATCCATGCAGAATACATAGTCCATGCCAAACGAACTGATGATATAGAATCGCTGCAGGAGCGGTTAAAAAAACTTTGGCAGCAAGATAATATTCCATTGGTTAAGTTGACATATCAGAGTGTCAAGCTATATCAGAAGACGGTCGATTGTATTGTTTATCCAGTTTGCATTTACTATTATCAACGCGCACCTTATCTATTTGCTTACGGTCAAATTCCCAAACAAGAGCAGGAAAATAGTTGGAGTAAAATCGATTGGTATGATTATCGCCTTGACCGAATTCTTAAATTAGATGAATTATCAAAAAGTTTAGAGGATGCAAATATTCCCAAACATTTTGTAGATAAGTGTCAAGGCAAATATCCACCAACTCCTGATGAGATTAAAGAAAAAATGTCAGATGCTTGGGGATTTGATATCTACCAACCACAAGAGTTACTAGTCTTGAAATTCGATCGGTATTTTTATGCAAATAACATCAAGGGAACGGAACGTGAGGAAATGTTCGCCAAAATTTCCTACCAACAGGTTGAGAAATTTGTGAAGACTCACACTGCTTCAGCATCAGCAGAACAGAGATATCTGCTTTCAACCTTACAATCTCGTTCGGATAAAAATATTTACTGCAAAGTCTATTATCGTGCCAATGATAACAATATTGTCATGCGTTTGCGAGCATGGGGACCGAATGTAGAGGTAATTTTACCTTGGGATTTACGACAACGCATGACAAAAGAAATTGAAGCAACTTACAAACTTTATAAATAA
- a CDS encoding HD domain-containing protein translates to MNLNATDTSKLTHRFEQALVYATRLHAKQTRKGGNVPYISHLLSVAALVLEDGGDEDEAISALLHDAVEDQGGNATREAILHMFGERVIAIVDGCTDADTIPKPPWKERKEQYIEKLRYASASVRKVALADKLHNACSILKNLDREGEATWEKFKGGKEGTLWYYRTLAKLFLTTDPDSWLVRELNRVVSKFNSDQ, encoded by the coding sequence ATGAACTTAAACGCCACGGACACATCGAAATTAACCCATCGTTTTGAACAAGCTTTAGTTTACGCTACCAGACTCCACGCCAAACAAACTAGAAAGGGAGGTAACGTACCCTATATTAGTCATCTTTTAAGCGTAGCCGCGCTGGTATTGGAAGATGGCGGGGATGAAGATGAAGCGATCTCAGCATTATTACATGATGCTGTCGAAGACCAAGGAGGGAACGCAACCCGCGAAGCTATTTTACATATGTTTGGTGAAAGAGTCATCGCAATAGTTGATGGTTGTACCGATGCAGATACTATACCAAAACCGCCTTGGAAAGAACGCAAAGAGCAATATATTGAAAAATTGCGTTATGCTTCAGCTTCAGTTCGTAAAGTAGCGCTAGCAGATAAATTGCATAATGCGTGTAGTATCTTAAAAAATTTGGATAGGGAAGGGGAAGCAACTTGGGAAAAGTTTAAAGGTGGGAAGGAAGGAACGTTATGGTATTACCGCACTCTCGCAAAGTTGTTTTTAACCACCGATCCTGATTCTTGGTTAGTCAGGGAATTAAACCGTGTTGTTAGCAAGTTTAACAGTGACCAGTAA
- a CDS encoding reverse transcriptase domain-containing protein, translating to MSDIASQFLDIKNFQRAWEKVAENRGCAGVDGETIDSFARNQTVNLYQLLNDVANSHYQPLPCKQVIIPKKNGTQRELKIPSVRDRIVQQALLNVLYPLMEEKFSPVSFAYRPNLSYINAVEKIADWRDMGYLWVLDADIVKFFDNIDHHRLLKEVRLHIDNLGILCLIKSWISVGVLTQEGLILPQKGIPQGAVISPILANIYLHEFDELVSATDLKIVRYADDFLVLSRTQERIMQAKLEIINLLDSMGLTINTEKTQVTSFERGFRFLGHGFLENAIFPVDSHKVTLKSGIEDKQDKKQSKNTGKNTSKKKALKNLSPR from the coding sequence ATGAGTGATATTGCAAGCCAATTTCTTGATATCAAGAATTTTCAGCGTGCTTGGGAAAAGGTAGCTGAAAATCGCGGTTGTGCTGGGGTAGATGGAGAAACAATTGATAGCTTTGCTCGCAATCAAACTGTTAATCTTTATCAATTACTCAATGATGTGGCTAATAGTCATTACCAACCTCTTCCTTGCAAGCAGGTGATTATTCCTAAAAAAAATGGCACTCAAAGAGAGTTGAAAATACCTAGCGTTCGCGATCGCATCGTACAACAAGCTTTATTGAATGTGCTTTATCCGTTGATGGAGGAGAAATTTTCACCTGTCAGTTTTGCCTATCGCCCTAATTTATCTTATATCAATGCAGTGGAGAAAATTGCTGATTGGCGAGATATGGGTTATCTTTGGGTGTTGGATGCGGATATAGTTAAATTTTTTGATAACATTGACCATCACAGGTTATTAAAAGAGGTTAGGCTACATATAGATAATCTGGGAATCTTATGTTTGATAAAATCTTGGATATCAGTTGGAGTGTTAACGCAGGAAGGATTAATTTTACCTCAAAAAGGTATACCTCAGGGTGCAGTTATTTCTCCAATATTGGCTAATATTTATCTCCATGAATTTGATGAGTTAGTGAGTGCAACTGATTTAAAAATCGTTCGTTATGCCGATGATTTTCTGGTATTATCACGCACTCAAGAGCGCATTATGCAGGCTAAATTAGAAATTATCAATCTGCTGGATTCAATGGGATTGACGATCAATACTGAGAAAACGCAAGTTACTAGTTTTGAGCGTGGGTTTCGGTTTTTAGGTCATGGTTTTTTAGAAAATGCGATTTTCCCTGTAGATAGTCATAAAGTTACGTTAAAGTCGGGGATAGAGGATAAGCAAGATAAAAAACAAAGTAAGAATACTGGTAAGAATACTAGTAAAAAAAAAGCCCTGAAGAATCTCTCTCCCAGATAA
- the cas1 gene encoding CRISPR-associated endonuclease Cas1, giving the protein MADIATLHQPFLAEIETELPLQSEEDNSPFQKNIWNREMAAIYLIEQGTSIYKDYQRFVIHVSEKPKLEVPVREVQQILVFGNIQLSTPVIQACLQEQIPVLFLSQSGQYHGHLWSEESTHLDNQLIQVERRNDDYFQYSVSKAIVYGKLMNSKQLLLRLNRKRKIAEVEKAIFGISQDIDSLDSVDNLDTLRGYEGIAAARYFPAFGKLITNPNFEFSLRNRQPPTDPVNSLLSFGYTLLFNNVLSFIIVEELSPYLGNFHYGERQKPYLAFDLMEEMRSVIVDSLVLKIINKSLLKPQDFDIAPSTGGVYLNQSARRVFLKQFEARMNEETTHPDLQSVVTYRHAIQLQVRRYKRSLLSGVLYEPFLRAV; this is encoded by the coding sequence ATGGCAGATATTGCGACTTTACATCAACCTTTTCTTGCGGAAATAGAAACAGAATTACCTCTTCAAAGCGAAGAGGATAACAGCCCTTTTCAAAAAAATATTTGGAATCGAGAAATGGCGGCTATTTATCTCATCGAACAAGGGACAAGTATCTATAAAGACTATCAGCGCTTTGTTATTCATGTGTCGGAAAAACCTAAATTAGAAGTTCCTGTTCGAGAAGTTCAGCAAATTCTGGTTTTTGGGAATATTCAACTATCAACTCCCGTTATTCAAGCCTGCTTGCAAGAACAAATTCCTGTCTTATTTCTCAGTCAAAGCGGTCAATATCACGGTCATTTATGGAGTGAAGAATCAACTCATTTAGATAATCAGCTTATTCAAGTTGAGAGACGCAATGATGATTATTTTCAGTATAGCGTGTCTAAAGCGATCGTCTACGGTAAATTGATGAATTCCAAACAACTCTTGTTGCGACTTAACCGCAAGCGCAAGATAGCGGAAGTGGAAAAAGCTATCTTTGGAATTAGTCAAGATATTGATTCGCTGGATTCAGTAGATAATTTAGATACTTTACGCGGTTATGAAGGTATAGCTGCTGCAAGATATTTTCCGGCTTTTGGGAAGTTAATTACTAATCCCAATTTTGAATTTTCTCTGCGTAATCGTCAGCCACCAACTGACCCGGTAAATTCTTTGTTGAGTTTTGGTTACACGCTTTTGTTTAATAATGTCTTGAGTTTTATTATTGTTGAGGAGCTTTCTCCTTATTTGGGGAATTTTCACTATGGGGAAAGGCAAAAACCTTATCTAGCTTTTGATTTGATGGAGGAAATGAGGTCAGTGATTGTCGATAGCTTGGTTTTAAAGATTATCAATAAATCTTTGCTTAAACCACAAGATTTTGATATAGCTCCTAGCACCGGAGGAGTGTACTTAAATCAATCAGCAAGACGAGTCTTCCTCAAACAATTTGAAGCTCGGATGAATGAAGAAACAACTCATCCTGATTTACAATCTGTTGTCACCTATCGTCATGCGATTCAATTACAAGTCAGGCGATATAAACGAAGTTTATTATCTGGGGTTCTCTATGAACCTTTTTTAAGAGCAGTGTAA
- the cas2 gene encoding CRISPR-associated endonuclease Cas2, translating into MLVLVVYDIPNDKRRTKLSNFLEGYGRRVQFSVFECFLSLEEMRELYEKVKKLVKPVEDNVRFYWISQEAVSRVLTIGGETPQPPPKYYVI; encoded by the coding sequence ATGCTAGTGCTTGTAGTGTATGATATTCCTAATGATAAAAGACGCACAAAATTGTCCAATTTCCTAGAAGGATATGGGCGAAGAGTTCAATTTTCTGTCTTTGAATGTTTTTTAAGTTTGGAGGAAATGCGAGAACTTTATGAAAAAGTGAAAAAGTTAGTTAAGCCTGTGGAGGATAATGTCCGGTTTTATTGGATATCTCAGGAAGCGGTTTCGAGGGTATTGACTATTGGTGGGGAAACACCCCAACCACCGCCAAAGTATTATGTTATCTAA
- the tumA gene encoding antitoxin TumA has translation MRKQTIQYTSPLDALVAVAKRLSLYENQQKMNSEEFFNQYNQGLLSDDALFIEWANDYRHYLALHQELEQRLNYAA, from the coding sequence ATGCGTAAACAGACTATTCAGTATACATCACCATTAGATGCCTTAGTTGCCGTTGCCAAGCGATTGAGCTTGTATGAGAACCAACAAAAAATGAACTCTGAAGAATTCTTTAACCAATATAATCAAGGATTATTGTCAGATGATGCTCTATTTATAGAATGGGCAAATGATTACCGTCATTACCTGGCTTTGCATCAGGAACTAGAGCAACGACTCAATTATGCTGCCTAA
- a CDS encoding PH domain-containing protein: MNKKTDNRSIIKTAEYGIIEFRSSLFKILATNFPLNLLLILGIWTFLPILYFLWKYLQVKTSKYILTNQRLILKTGIFWKQINFLELYRVSDIQVQRGLLYQIVDIFRSCLHQKPLLLGDIWIFSTDYSHSRIFLDTIPNSLGVAEKVRQATNDEKDFKRVLRRD, encoded by the coding sequence ATGAACAAGAAAACAGACAACAGAAGTATCATCAAAACAGCAGAATATGGAATTATTGAATTCCGTTCTTCTTTATTCAAAATTCTTGCCACTAATTTCCCTTTAAATCTCTTACTCATTCTTGGAATTTGGACATTTCTCCCTATTCTCTACTTCTTGTGGAAATACCTGCAAGTTAAAACTAGCAAGTATATTTTAACTAACCAGAGGCTAATTCTCAAAACTGGTATTTTCTGGAAGCAAATAAATTTTCTTGAGCTTTACCGAGTTTCTGATATCCAAGTGCAAAGGGGGCTGCTATATCAAATTGTTGATATATTCAGAAGCTGCTTGCATCAAAAACCTCTTTTGTTAGGAGATATTTGGATATTTAGCACTGATTATTCCCATTCAAGAATCTTTCTCGATACAATTCCTAATTCTTTAGGAGTAGCTGAAAAAGTTAGACAAGCTACAAATGACGAGAAAGATTTCAAAAGAGTTTTGCGTCGAGATTAA